The Tolypothrix sp. PCC 7712 DNA segment GCTTGTCCAACATTTTCGCCCGTTTTTTCTAAGGCTTTGGTGGCAATTACGGTTCCAATTGCGATCGCAGCAGTAGTTAGAGGTTCCATTTGCTACTGTATCCTATGTGTATGCTATTTTTCTATTAACACATGGTTGATGTGCTAATTTCCGTAATTGTAGGGAAAAAATTGAGATTTATCACCATTTTAATCTTGCGATCGCAACGCCTCGACTTTTGGTCATGCTTTAGTCGAATACTGGACTCAACTCTTGAAGATCAGATATTCAGGTGCAAACCACAATTCCCTACCATCTGCAATCAGCCTGCATTGTTCGCCATCAAAAGCAATCACCTCACCTGACAGCCCATCAAAGCGTCCTCCAGCAGTAATCGTCACGGTTTTACCAATTAGATCCTCTGTTGGCTTTGCTTGTGACTCTTGACACTCTATATCTGTCCGTAGCTCAGTATTATTTTGATTGTCTACGTAGACAATACCCGATTGTCTACGGTCATGTAGACAATCTTTTTCCTCGCTATCATAAGGTTCTTGCTGGCATTGGAGGCTATTGTCTACATTGTCTGCATCTAATATGCCTTTTTCAAAGTTTGGTTTTTGGAATGCAACAAACCTGACAGACCGTCCTTTACGTACAACTTCTCCGTAACCCATTTGCGCCATTTTTTCAAACAAGTCAGCAACGTAAGCCCCCGCTTCTCTACCAGCCCCCTTAGCGCGGTTTTGGATGGGGCGAGAATCTTTATAAACATCACGGGCGCTGATACCATCAGGATGCTTGTTCAATGCCGCAGCGTGAATTTGCAACATGATTGAGGCAATGTCATCGCTGGTGCTAATTTTTTCCTGCAAGATATGAAAGGTGCTGCGGTAGTATTGGGCAAAGGTGACAGCCCGTTTTAAGGTGGCTAGAGACAGTGTTTTAATGTCAGTGGTAGATGGGGTGTAAAAACACTCAATCAGGTGCAAAGCCAACGCTATCCGTAGGATGTGAGTATCAAGCTTGTTCATCCAGGTGCGGATACCAGCATGAGAAATCTGCTCGATTTGGTCGCCGATACTGTCAACAATTCTGGCAAAGTAATTCTGAGCATCTGGGGCTATTTTGACTGTCTGGGTGGTTAAATTGTCGAGCCACTCATAAAGTACTGGGAGGCGGTCTTTGAGTCGGCAGTAACCCCCAGGAACATACTTTTTCTTACGCTGTTCGGGCATTGCAAACAAAAAGCGGGCTTGCATCCCATTACCGTCGTCAGCATAGTCCAGTTAATCGCTGGGATACCACCATACTCATCCAGGGTGAATGTCCCCGCTAATGAGGATACGGCGGGCAACAAAGCCTGCCAAATCATTACAGGGTCAATATTGAGTTTTTCGGCATCATGCTTGATGTCGCGGGCTAGGGGGGCGGGTAATACTTCATCCCAATTAATCCTGGTTTTGCTGTAATCCATTAAGGATTTCAGCCGTAACTCGTCTTCTGGTAGTACTTCATTCACTTTGACTCGTTGGCTGGAAACAATGCTTTCAAATAATTTCCGGTCAACTAAATCTTCATACTGATGATAGAGATTGTTAAGTTTTTGACGTTCTACAAATTCAGAGTAATGAGACTCGATAATGGTGTAGACATTGCCGACAATAGCCTGGATGATTCTCTCATCATCGTTTTTAGGTGTAGACAATGGCGTAGACAATGAGCCATTGTCTACGTAGACAATAGATTTTGTACTTAGTTCTGATTTTGTACTGGTATCATTTTTCTGCTTTTTAAGCCAAGCGGAGTAACATCCTTGGAGTTTTTCGTCATCGAGGCTGGGGCGCTTGGCGATCGCGTCGGCTTTTTTCCACCAACCTTCGCGCTCCTGTGTACTGAGTGGCGGTGTACAGCGATCGCAGAACCAATCGTACAAAACTCTTGGGTTATCCAGATGGTCAATTCCTAATTCATGGAGGCGGCGAGATGTCGCAATCAGGTTCAGGCTCAGTTTCTGGGCTGCTGTGTTGCGTCCACCGTCGCCTGTGCCATGCTCAATCAAGGCGCGGTCATCCTTGCCCAAGAAAATTTCTAAGGGCGGGTGACCAATGACTGTTGGTTTTTGAGGTTTAGGCGTGGGTGCGGGCGCTTTTGGGGGCTGATGATGTTTCAACATCAACTCAATTACCCAGTTGGGGCATTTGGCAACTTCAATATCCTGGGGCGATCGCACCCAATGATAACTACCTGTATCTGGATGTACTGATGGCGGTAGTACAGATTGCCGCCCATTCCAGCGAAATTCTAGTAACTGTTCTTTACCGTTATCACCTTTGATGCCAGTTTTGAGGATGACATTATCCAAGACTGGCCAGTATTCCTCGCTGACCAAGTAAAGTAACTGTCTGCGGCCTGCTTTGCCAGAACTAAAAATTACTGTGTCGGGTAAGTCGTTATCGGCCAGCTTTTGTAATAGGGCTTCGGCGGCGTGTCCGTCGGCATCAATGGCTAAAATTCCGCCTGAGATTTCACCTGTGCGGATGCCGTAGCCTCTGGCTTTGCCTCGTAATTCGCGGCAGATTGCATCCCTAGACAAGGGTGCTTCACTCTGCCAAGCCTCACGGTAGGGCCGCTTTTTGCCATTTACTGGGGTTAATGCCCAATTATGAGGAATTCGTTGTAAGCCGGAAAT contains these protein-coding regions:
- a CDS encoding DUF3987 domain-containing protein, translated to MPEQRKKKYVPGGYCRLKDRLPVLYEWLDNLTTQTVKIAPDAQNYFARIVDSIGDQIEQISHAGIRTWMNKLDTHILRIALALHLIECFYTPSTTDIKTLSLATLKRAVTFAQYYRSTFHILQEKISTSDDIASIMLQIHAAALNKHPDGISARDVYKDSRPIQNRAKGAGREAGAYVADLFEKMAQMGYGEVVRKGRSVRFVAFQKPNFEKGILDADNVDNSLQCQQEPYDSEEKDCLHDRRQSGIVYVDNQNNTELRTDIECQESQAKPTEDLIGKTVTITAGGRFDGLSGEVIAFDGEQCRLIADGRELWFAPEYLIFKS
- a CDS encoding bifunctional DNA primase/polymerase; the encoded protein is MYATNRLTVTAKDLISGLQRIPHNWALTPVNGKKRPYREAWQSEAPLSRDAICRELRGKARGYGIRTGEISGGILAIDADGHAAEALLQKLADNDLPDTVIFSSGKAGRRQLLYLVSEEYWPVLDNVILKTGIKGDNGKEQLLEFRWNGRQSVLPPSVHPDTGSYHWVRSPQDIEVAKCPNWVIELMLKHHQPPKAPAPTPKPQKPTVIGHPPLEIFLGKDDRALIEHGTGDGGRNTAAQKLSLNLIATSRRLHELGIDHLDNPRVLYDWFCDRCTPPLSTQEREGWWKKADAIAKRPSLDDEKLQGCYSAWLKKQKNDTSTKSELSTKSIVYVDNGSLSTPLSTPKNDDERIIQAIVGNVYTIIESHYSEFVERQKLNNLYHQYEDLVDRKLFESIVSSQRVKVNEVLPEDELRLKSLMDYSKTRINWDEVLPAPLARDIKHDAEKLNIDPVMIWQALLPAVSSLAGTFTLDEYGGIPAINWTMLTTVMGCKPAFCLQCPNSVRKSMFLGVTADSKTASQYFMSGSTI